The DNA region CGCCGGGAGCGCTCTTGCCCGATCGGGTTCTGCCGAGTTGGGCGGCCCGGGAGATGCCCGGCCGCCCGCTGTCTCTGAGCCAACGGAAGGATCCCCCAGATGACGTCTCATGAGGTTGCCCAATCCACCCGGCGCGACATCCTGCAGCTCGGCACGGCGGCGGTGGCCGCGGCCGGCGTCGCCGCCGTCGCGTGGCCGTTCATCGATCAGATGAACCCGGATGCCGCCACCATCGCCTCCGGCGGGCCGATCGAGCTCGATCTGGCGCCGATCGCCCAAGGCCAGATCGTGCGCATCTTCTGGCGCGGCAAGCCGATCTTCGTGCGCCACCGCACGCCCGACGAGATCGCCGCGGCGGAGAAAGTCGACGTGGCGGCGCTGATGGACCCGCAGCCCGATTCCGCCCGGGTGAAGCCCGGCATGGCGCAGTGGCTGGTGGTCTATGCCAGCTGCACCCATCTCGGCTGCATCCCGCTCGGCCATCAGGGCGATTGGAACGGCTGGTTCTGCCCGTGCCACGGCTCGCAGTACGACACCTCCGGCCGCGTGCGCAAAGGCCCGGCGCCGACCAATCTGCCGATCCCGCCCTACAGCTTCGCCGGCGACGCCAAGCTCGTCGTCGGCGTGGCCTGAACGCCGGGCCCGAAGGGCGGCGCGGCCGCCCTTGCCCACTCCAACCTCTCCGCACCTCAAGGACACCTGCATGCGTATCGCCGTCGCCAGCCAGAACTTTCGCACCGTGACCCCGCACGCCGGCAAGAGCCGGCGCTTCCTGGTGTTCGAGGCCGAGGCCGGGTCGCCGCCGCGCGAGGTCGAGCGGCTGGACCTGCCGAAGGACATGTCGATCCACGAATACCGGGGCACCGACCCGCATCCGCTCTATTCGATGCAGGCGGTGATCGCCGCCAGCGCCGGCCCGGGCTTCGTGGCGCGGCTGGCCTCGGTGGGCGTGGCGGCGATCGCCACCAGCGAGACCGACCCGGTGGCCGCGGTCGAGAAGTTCCTCGCCGGCACCCTGCCGCAGCCGGCCGAGCACGAGGACGACTGCGACTGTAACTGTCATTGAGGCGGTTTCCGGTATCCCGAAGGGATCGACCGGAAACCCTATGAGGCCGGGCGGCGGGGCGACATCGTCTCCGCCGATCACGATGTGATGACCACCGGACGGCCGGATTTGCCCGCGCTGGCCAATTCCGGTCTGATGGACCTATAGAAATTCGGCTGACAGCGAATCCGCGCCAACGGCGGGATTGGCGGTCGGCCGGATTTCATGTCTCATCGGATCGTGCGCGAAGGCCAGCCGGCAATGACGGACTCCAAGATCGATGCCCTGCTGGCGCTGCGCAGCGAAGGGCGGCTGCTGGTCGGGCGCGACCGCATCCTGCTGCTCGAAGCGGTGGCCGAGCACGGCAGCATCACCAAGGCAGCCGAGGCGGTCGGCTTCAGCTACAAGACCGCCTGGGACGCGGTGACCGCCATCAACAATCTGCTGCCGACCCCGGCCTTCGTCACCAAGGCCGGCGGGCGCAAGGGCGGCGGCGCCGAGATCACCGAGGAGGGCCGCCGGCTGATCGTGGCGTTCCGCCGGCTGGAGGAGAAGCTCGGGCAGATCTCGGCCACCATCGCCGAGGAGGGCCTGCGCAATCTCGACGACCTCTTGCTGTGGGGCCTGGCGGTGAAGGTGAGCGCCCGCAACGCGCTGCGCTGCGAGGTCAGCGAGGTGCGCAAGGGACCGGTGTCGGTCGTCGTCAAGCTCAAGGTCTCGGCCGCCAACTCCATCACCGCGGTGGTGACCAATGGCGCCGCCGCCGAGCTGCGGCTCGAACCGGGCCGGCAGGCCATGGCGCTGGTGAAATCGTCCTCGGTGATGCTGGCGCCGGCCGGCGCGGCGCCGGCGCTGTCGGTGCGCAACCGCATCCAGGGCACGGTGGCCCGCCGCATCGACAGCGACATCGGCGCCGAGGTCGACATCGACATCGGCGAGGGCAAGACCATCGTGTCGGTGGTGACGCGCGAGGGCGCCGACACCGCCGGCGCCCGGGTCGGCGAGCCGATCTGCGCGCTGTTCAAGGCCACCCACGTCATCCTCGCCGCGGGGTGACGGGGTTCCCGGTCGGACGGCTCAGCCTCTTCTTGAGATTTCGCGAGGCGGGGTGCGTTTTTTGAGAGGGAAGTCCTGCTGAATTTTGTTTCAATTTTAAATTTTAAAATCTTTCAGAACAGTCTAGAGTTTTAAAGTTAGGACGTTCTGGAGGCCCGCTATGGTCAAGCTCGCGCTTCTCCGGCGCGCAGCGCAGCGGATTCGTCGGACGAGCGCTTCAGGAAGCAACAAGTTTGGTTGGAACGAAACTATTGTGCGGCGCAGAAATTTCGTTAGTGAGCCTGCCGAAACGTCAGGCGGGGAGGTGATCAGATGGGGAGGGGGATTGCCGGGGTGTTGTGCTTGGCGCTGGCCATAGGCGGGTGCGACGCCCGTCGGGATGTCGTCGCCGCGGAGAGCTTGACGGCGGCCCAGCAGAGCGTGGTTTTCGGCGCGGTTCGCCGCGCGTTACGGGATCCAGAGTCGGCTCGATTCGGCCCGCTGAATGCCGCCGCTCTCGCAGGGGGCGATGTCGCGGTTTGCGGCTCGGTCAACGCTCGGAACGGGTTCGGCGGGTACACCGGCCCCATGCCGTTTGCGGGGCGGTTCCTGCGGGGCGAATTCGCCCTGATCGACATCGCGTCGGATCGACAGTCAGCAATCGCGATGCTGGGCGTATGCCAGGCAGCCGGCGTACCGGTGCTGGCCACCGACTAGGCGGCGCGTCGAGCAGCACGCCCTAAACGCAAAAGCCCCGCGCGATGGCGGAACTTTTCATTTTCGCTTTATCTAACTCGTCGCTCCAGCCTGTCGAGCCTGGCGACGCATGCCGCCAGGACGTCGAGCAGCGCCCCCGGATCCTCTTTAAATCGTAGAGGCTCTTTTCTTGCTCGCTTGAAGTCCGTCCGATTCTTCCTCTCCCCTTGCGGGAGAGGGTGGCGAGGCCGGGCAAAGCGAGGTCGCGCCGGGCGAGAGGTAAACCCTTGCTTGCCTTTGAAAATTCACCCCTCACCCGCCTCGCGCTCTGACGATCGCTCGGCACCCTCTCCCGCAAGAGGCTGCGCCCGGGCGCGCGCAAGCGCGGCCCAGGTGGGAGAGGGGAAGAACGCGACTCCCAG from Blastochloris tepida includes:
- a CDS encoding NifB/NifX family molybdenum-iron cluster-binding protein, with the translated sequence MRIAVASQNFRTVTPHAGKSRRFLVFEAEAGSPPREVERLDLPKDMSIHEYRGTDPHPLYSMQAVIAASAGPGFVARLASVGVAAIATSETDPVAAVEKFLAGTLPQPAEHEDDCDCNCH
- the petA gene encoding ubiquinol-cytochrome c reductase iron-sulfur subunit, which gives rise to MTSHEVAQSTRRDILQLGTAAVAAAGVAAVAWPFIDQMNPDAATIASGGPIELDLAPIAQGQIVRIFWRGKPIFVRHRTPDEIAAAEKVDVAALMDPQPDSARVKPGMAQWLVVYASCTHLGCIPLGHQGDWNGWFCPCHGSQYDTSGRVRKGPAPTNLPIPPYSFAGDAKLVVGVA
- a CDS encoding TOBE domain-containing protein; the encoded protein is MTDSKIDALLALRSEGRLLVGRDRILLLEAVAEHGSITKAAEAVGFSYKTAWDAVTAINNLLPTPAFVTKAGGRKGGGAEITEEGRRLIVAFRRLEEKLGQISATIAEEGLRNLDDLLLWGLAVKVSARNALRCEVSEVRKGPVSVVVKLKVSAANSITAVVTNGAAAELRLEPGRQAMALVKSSSVMLAPAGAAPALSVRNRIQGTVARRIDSDIGAEVDIDIGEGKTIVSVVTREGADTAGARVGEPICALFKATHVILAAG